In the genome of Desulfofarcimen acetoxidans DSM 771, one region contains:
- a CDS encoding RHS repeat-associated core domain-containing protein, translating to MAFHKAKLFCLIFLVVILLSLTAGFPAIIFGTELEQSTDLIKEQISNTDKDEILYSIKQDESYLLEQDPSSNNKIFIKHIKHMPDDNIIEPKPFAPVRDSSVYISPKQTVTKEVYKTNTHDLTLVSEKELQKSVTSVVYGSFSIRNKQGLYTAKFSDKIEKNVLKFSYGNTELFLAPLEAVSVSGKVYENTINYENIFPNTDLRYILEENRLKEEIVTKKYTGQSEFSFQLSVTGAVYAFSEDDRIYFIEPDTGRISFYMPRPYALDSNGNRCDANNFELSKEGILQFSINSNWLQKAVYPVIIDPTINLAGSDGSGIESYWNYSKIDLGGGWESSVNTCNLNLVLSKGLFLIPGRGLPIGDSLTYNSIDTRGGPVGIGWHLGTDISLTERQDGTVLYVEGDGSSHIFTPNGTGGYTSPKGIYLTLQKLGSGNFKITDKKQNIYTFVNGKPSKFVDRDNNTTTFTYDASGRLYQLSDPSDRKLTYTYNTSGQLSAMTDPGNRTYQLAYQNSRLAAVTDPLNKTVTFAYDANGYLASLTDPLNRVTSFINSSDGKLQTIRDARTNGQDIYDTLFSQSTQTNTIVTTVIDPGSHRFTFTHDYSTGNLTKYQDQLGNSWQYSWSSNSLITAQDAKGTITYEYDTKGNIIKKTITVDNDANNNIIQTMTYDEYNQLLEFVDGSGRKTSYKYDNRGNLLSTGNPDIKESNGRRYDQYGNVIEYSPRLSSTCNLLNNGSFENSTNYWTRIAGNATVSMEGCQLYGNSALKMSSNTYTTDLFYQRVTGLHNYDKLTLRADIKLDNVHGGVIIKLYYDPSHWESYVCSGSGTTPIVITSTVPYGTGSRYVDVYIGLNNATGTAWIDGVQLENMCQSGNGYTLSAYNSVEDSSFENYARNWTIGSNFSIYTGVAWEGVRSGLLYHSTNNLSSFYQDIPVYGGESMTLSGMVSASCEGTGAYFKVDYYDASNQIIPGYTVQTGSVKTYEKWGEFTRLSCLAITPSQAKYARLRAVLDGKGKAFFDSIKLVHRDGEKYTYSASGNYLTTSEDALGKQSRRVYNENTGTQLSFTDASNNTTYYDYDNLNRLVRVTDPMSGHAYYEYDPVSNLTATRDPKSSSSTDSTYRTLFAHNNINQLNTLADPLLRNISNTYDRSSNLTRVSLPNGLQINYTYDSANRLTSKILDNGKHYNYSYDGANNLISVTDQDNKSCLWDYDGAGRVKYSTDSFGYRLDYTWDKSNNLVKESYPPSTYACISYIYGSDNRLLQVNGIGDSFNYYYDESGRVFKIIYGNGLYSLKNIIYYPNGWCKNIQNCLRGGERYVYDYSYYNNGNISSISSWAGIDNFVYDANGRLTSWSFTPQNGSPVQESYIYDAAGNMLRKGSRDFSYNNANQITNSGFTYDNNGNMTSDGTFNYTYDTESQLTQVKRVSDNSLVATYNYRHDGLRTSKTVYSGQTSQTTYFNWDAFGRLVRESDSAGNVSFYNYDNQGKLVCFRKNNYTYEVHLNLRGDVYLLTNIDGGFYAKYNYDPWGNQISYSGWISAPFRYAGYYYDEETGLYYLKSRYYSPALGRFLTKDSIKYIKYKNPQTLNLYSYAGSNPVNNVDPTGEIPVRATWKAFEDKLGELLDTAKNSKKGLGNRIVDYITKTGEAWEAKSGEYISNSPQLKAFMRQFGDKFRLVINETTECSKPLLENLRDTRGKLYRMVNGKLIPINIEEALKAPPAIFVFPPGWKNWFQEDYGT from the coding sequence ATGGCTTTTCATAAAGCGAAATTATTTTGTTTAATCTTTCTAGTAGTAATACTATTATCTCTAACCGCCGGTTTCCCTGCAATAATATTTGGAACCGAATTAGAGCAATCAACTGATTTAATAAAAGAACAAATCTCTAATACAGATAAAGATGAAATATTATATTCGATTAAACAGGATGAATCTTATTTATTGGAACAAGACCCTTCCAGTAATAATAAAATTTTCATTAAACATATAAAACATATGCCTGATGATAATATAATTGAACCGAAACCCTTTGCTCCTGTTAGGGATTCATCTGTTTACATTTCCCCAAAGCAAACTGTTACAAAAGAAGTATATAAAACCAATACACATGATTTAACATTGGTAAGCGAAAAAGAATTACAAAAGTCGGTAACCAGCGTAGTATATGGTTCATTTTCTATTAGAAACAAGCAGGGTTTATATACTGCCAAATTTAGTGATAAAATTGAAAAAAATGTATTAAAATTTTCTTATGGAAATACTGAATTATTTCTTGCTCCCTTAGAAGCTGTTTCTGTTAGCGGTAAAGTATATGAAAACACGATAAATTACGAAAATATATTTCCTAATACTGACCTGCGTTATATTTTAGAAGAAAATCGACTCAAGGAAGAAATCGTTACTAAGAAGTATACCGGACAAAGTGAATTTTCTTTTCAGTTAAGTGTAACCGGTGCTGTTTATGCATTTTCAGAAGACGATAGAATTTATTTTATCGAACCGGATACTGGCAGGATATCCTTTTATATGCCAAGGCCATACGCTTTGGATAGCAATGGCAATCGCTGTGATGCAAATAATTTCGAACTGAGCAAAGAAGGAATTCTACAATTTTCCATAAACTCAAATTGGCTTCAAAAGGCTGTTTATCCTGTTATCATTGATCCAACAATCAATCTGGCGGGAAGTGACGGATCAGGAATAGAGTCTTATTGGAACTATTCAAAAATAGATTTAGGAGGGGGATGGGAAAGCTCCGTTAACACCTGCAATCTCAATCTGGTTTTGAGTAAAGGGCTATTTCTTATTCCTGGTCGTGGTTTGCCCATAGGAGACAGCTTAACATACAATTCCATTGACACCAGAGGTGGCCCTGTAGGTATCGGTTGGCATCTTGGCACCGATATCAGTTTAACCGAACGCCAGGATGGAACTGTCCTTTATGTGGAAGGAGATGGTTCCTCACACATTTTTACTCCCAATGGAACCGGCGGTTACACATCGCCTAAAGGTATATACCTCACTTTACAGAAACTAGGGTCAGGTAATTTTAAAATCACCGATAAAAAGCAAAACATATATACTTTTGTAAACGGAAAACCCAGTAAGTTTGTTGATCGAGATAATAATACCACGACCTTCACTTATGACGCAAGCGGGCGTCTTTACCAATTAAGCGATCCTTCAGATCGGAAGCTTACGTATACTTACAACACCTCTGGCCAGTTATCTGCCATGACAGATCCGGGCAACCGGACCTATCAGTTGGCTTACCAGAACAGCCGCCTAGCAGCTGTCACAGATCCGCTAAATAAAACGGTTACTTTTGCTTATGATGCAAATGGATATTTAGCCTCCTTAACCGATCCGTTGAACCGTGTTACTTCATTTATAAATAGTTCTGATGGAAAACTTCAAACTATCAGGGATGCCAGGACAAATGGCCAGGATATTTATGATACATTATTTAGCCAGAGTACCCAAACAAACACGATAGTAACAACTGTAATAGATCCGGGAAGTCATAGATTTACCTTTACCCATGATTACAGTACAGGCAATTTAACAAAATACCAAGATCAATTGGGCAATTCCTGGCAATACAGCTGGTCCAGCAACAGCCTTATAACGGCCCAGGATGCTAAAGGTACGATAACATACGAATATGATACCAAGGGAAATATTATCAAAAAAACTATCACCGTAGACAACGATGCCAACAACAACATCATCCAAACCATGACTTATGACGAATATAACCAGCTTCTCGAGTTCGTAGACGGTAGCGGCAGAAAAACCTCTTATAAGTATGATAACAGAGGAAACCTTCTTTCCACCGGTAATCCTGATATTAAAGAGTCGAACGGCAGGAGATACGACCAATACGGCAATGTTATAGAATATAGTCCCAGACTCTCAAGTACTTGTAACCTTCTCAATAATGGCAGTTTCGAAAACTCAACGAATTACTGGACTCGGATTGCCGGCAATGCCACGGTTAGCATGGAAGGATGCCAGCTTTACGGTAATTCCGCTTTGAAAATGAGCAGCAATACATATACCACTGACTTGTTTTATCAAAGAGTTACTGGTTTGCATAACTATGACAAGCTTACCCTGAGGGCTGATATTAAACTTGACAACGTTCATGGTGGTGTCATAATCAAACTGTATTACGACCCGAGTCACTGGGAATCTTATGTATGCTCGGGTAGCGGTACCACACCCATTGTGATAACCTCAACCGTGCCTTACGGAACTGGCTCCAGATATGTCGATGTTTATATTGGTTTAAATAACGCCACTGGTACAGCCTGGATTGACGGAGTTCAGCTTGAAAACATGTGCCAATCAGGCAATGGCTACACTCTTAGTGCTTATAATTCAGTTGAGGACAGCAGCTTTGAAAATTATGCTCGGAACTGGACTATTGGTTCAAATTTTTCTATTTATACAGGCGTAGCCTGGGAAGGGGTAAGATCGGGACTGTTATATCATTCCACAAATAATCTATCTTCGTTTTATCAGGATATTCCTGTTTATGGCGGGGAATCAATGACTCTTTCGGGAATGGTATCTGCGTCATGTGAAGGTACAGGCGCCTACTTTAAAGTCGATTATTATGATGCGTCGAATCAGATAATCCCTGGTTATACCGTGCAAACTGGTTCTGTTAAAACTTATGAAAAGTGGGGTGAATTTACCCGGCTTTCATGTTTGGCAATTACACCCTCCCAGGCCAAATATGCGCGACTACGAGCTGTACTCGATGGCAAGGGCAAGGCATTTTTTGACTCTATTAAACTAGTGCATAGAGATGGTGAAAAATATACTTACAGTGCGTCAGGGAACTACTTGACTACTTCAGAAGATGCTTTAGGCAAACAGAGTAGACGAGTATATAATGAGAATACCGGTACTCAATTAAGTTTCACAGACGCTTCCAATAATACTACGTATTATGACTACGACAATTTGAACCGTTTAGTCAGAGTGACTGACCCGATGTCTGGACATGCCTATTATGAGTATGACCCTGTGAGCAATCTCACAGCCACTCGAGATCCTAAGAGTTCAAGCTCAACAGACAGCACATACCGAACATTGTTTGCACATAACAACATAAACCAGTTAAACACCCTTGCCGATCCATTGCTAAGGAATATATCAAACACTTATGACCGATCTAGTAATTTAACAAGAGTTTCCTTACCAAACGGGCTGCAAATAAATTACACATACGACAGTGCAAACCGGCTTACCAGTAAGATATTGGATAATGGAAAACACTACAACTATTCTTATGACGGTGCTAATAATCTGATTAGCGTTACCGATCAGGACAATAAAAGTTGTTTGTGGGATTACGACGGTGCTGGTAGAGTTAAGTACTCGACAGATTCCTTTGGTTACCGTTTGGATTATACGTGGGATAAAAGTAATAATCTTGTAAAGGAAAGTTACCCACCCAGTACCTATGCTTGTATAAGTTATATTTATGGAAGTGACAATAGACTTTTGCAAGTTAATGGAATAGGGGATAGTTTTAATTACTATTATGATGAAAGTGGCCGTGTTTTTAAAATAATTTATGGTAATGGATTATACTCTCTAAAAAATATTATATATTATCCCAATGGTTGGTGTAAAAATATTCAGAATTGCCTTAGAGGTGGAGAGCGCTATGTTTATGATTATTCCTACTATAATAATGGAAATATCTCTTCCATCTCGTCCTGGGCAGGTATTGATAACTTTGTGTATGATGCTAATGGAAGATTGACATCCTGGTCTTTTACACCCCAAAATGGTAGTCCTGTTCAGGAAAGCTATATATATGACGCTGCAGGGAACATGTTGAGAAAAGGAAGTAGAGATTTTTCTTATAACAACGCGAATCAGATAACAAATAGCGGTTTCACCTATGACAATAACGGTAATATGACCAGTGATGGAACCTTTAACTATACTTATGATACAGAAAGTCAATTGACTCAAGTAAAAAGGGTATCCGATAATAGTCTGGTTGCAACCTACAACTATAGACATGATGGATTGCGAACAAGTAAGACTGTATATAGTGGACAGACATCCCAGACTACATATTTCAACTGGGATGCATTCGGGCGCCTGGTACGTGAAAGTGATTCAGCAGGTAACGTCTCTTTCTATAATTACGACAACCAAGGGAAGCTAGTTTGTTTTAGAAAGAACAATTACACCTATGAAGTACATCTTAATTTAAGAGGTGATGTTTATTTATTAACTAACATTGATGGCGGTTTTTATGCTAAATACAACTACGATCCATGGGGTAACCAAATTTCTTATTCTGGTTGGATTTCTGCTCCTTTTAGGTATGCCGGATACTACTATGACGAGGAGACAGGGTTATATTATCTGAAGAGCAGGTACTATAGTCCAGCGTTGGGGAGGTTTTTGACGAAGGATTCGATTAAATATATTAAGTATAAAAATCCACAAACACTGAATCTTTATAGCTATGCGGGTAGCAATCCTGTAAATAATGTAGATCCGACAGGGGAGATTCCTGTTCGCGCAACTTGGAAAGCATTTGAAGACAAACTTGGGGAATTACTTGATACCGCAAAAAATAGCAAAAAAGGGCTTGGAAACAGAATTGTTGATTACATCACAAAGACAGGTGAAGCTTGGGAAGCCAAATCGGGTGAGTATATATCGAATAGTCCACAGTTAAAAGCTTTTATGAGACAATTTGGAGATAAGTTTAGATTAGTTATTAATGAAACAACAGAGTGTTCAAAACCCCTTCTTGAGAATCTTCGAGATACTCGCGGGAAATTATATAGAATGGTTAATGGAAAGCTTATTCCGATCAATATCGAAGAAGCTTTGAAAGCACCACCTGCGATTTTTGTATTCCCACCTGGTTGGAAGAACTGGTTTCAAGAAGATTATGGAACTTAA
- a CDS encoding RHS repeat domain-containing protein, translating to MYDANGRLTSWSFTPQNGSPVQESYIYDAAGNMLRKGSRDFSYNNANQITNSGFTYDNNGNMTSDGTFNYTYDTESQLTQVKRVSDNSLVATYNYRHDGLRTSKTVYSGQTSQTTYFNWDAFGRLVRESDSAGNVSFYNYDNQGKLVCFRKNNYTYEVHLNLRGDVYLLTNIDGGFYAKYNYDPWGNQISYSGWISAPFRYAGYYYDEETGLYYLKSRYYSPALGRFLTKDSIKYIKYKNPQTLNLYSYTGSNPVNNVDPTGEIPVRATWKAFEDKLGELLDTAKNSKKGLGNRIVDYITKTGEAREAKSGEYISNSPQLRDFMRQFGDKFRLVINETTECSKPLLKNLKNTGGKLYRMVNGKLIPYNIDEALKAPPSIFVFPPGWENWFQEDYGT from the coding sequence GTGTATGATGCTAATGGAAGATTGACATCCTGGTCTTTTACACCCCAAAATGGTAGTCCTGTTCAGGAAAGCTATATATATGACGCTGCAGGGAACATGTTGAGAAAAGGAAGTAGAGATTTTTCTTATAACAACGCGAATCAGATAACAAATAGCGGTTTCACCTATGACAATAACGGTAATATGACCAGTGATGGAACCTTTAACTATACTTATGATACAGAAAGTCAATTGACTCAAGTAAAAAGGGTATCCGATAATAGTCTGGTTGCAACCTACAACTATAGACATGATGGATTGCGAACAAGTAAGACTGTATATAGTGGACAGACATCCCAGACTACATATTTCAACTGGGATGCATTCGGGCGCCTGGTACGTGAAAGTGATTCAGCAGGTAACGTCTCTTTCTATAATTACGACAACCAAGGGAAGCTAGTTTGTTTTAGAAAGAACAATTACACCTATGAAGTACATCTTAATTTAAGAGGTGATGTTTATTTATTAACTAACATTGATGGCGGTTTTTATGCTAAATACAACTACGATCCATGGGGTAACCAAATTTCTTATTCTGGTTGGATTTCTGCTCCTTTTAGGTATGCCGGATACTACTATGACGAGGAGACAGGGTTATATTATCTGAAGAGCAGGTACTATAGTCCAGCGTTGGGGAGGTTTTTGACGAAGGATTCGATTAAATATATTAAGTATAAAAATCCACAAACACTGAATCTTTATAGCTATACGGGTAGCAATCCTGTAAATAATGTAGATCCGACAGGGGAGATTCCTGTTCGCGCAACTTGGAAAGCATTTGAAGACAAACTTGGGGAATTACTTGATACCGCAAAAAATAGCAAAAAAGGGCTTGGAAACAGAATTGTTGATTACATCACAAAGACAGGTGAAGCTCGGGAAGCCAAATCGGGTGAGTATATATCGAATAGCCCACAGTTAAGAGATTTTATGAGACAATTTGGAGATAAGTTTAGATTAGTTATTAATGAAACAACAGAGTGTTCAAAACCCCTTCTTAAAAATCTTAAAAATACTGGTGGGAAATTATATAGAATGGTTAATGGAAAGCTTATTCCGTATAATATTGATGAAGCTTTGAAAGCACCACCTTCGATTTTTGTATTCCCGCCTGGTTGGGAAAACTGGTTTCAAGAAGATTATGGAACTTAA
- a CDS encoding LysR family transcriptional regulator, whose amino-acid sequence MTDIIFNYLRVFHSVARHLSYSKAGEELNLSQPAVSRQISSLEKGLGLDLFTQRGRKVVLTDAGRSLYDYADRIMGLAQQAGRTLAQYHDLERGEVRLGVSPVLGCYLLPSILKEFYTRFPNIKVSLQLDSGQKLIKRIEDGKLDLALVVGPLESDRIHLERYTQDALVLVCPPGEDSPMFNEIFINYPLITREKPSSTRITIEDHLAKYDIRPKLIMEIPDNEVIKRLVITGIGVAFLPKRAVETELVSGALQVVKGEGTALTRWVYLVTAKDQHHCPTLLAFMNFMRKY is encoded by the coding sequence TTGACTGATATAATTTTTAACTACCTGCGGGTTTTTCACTCGGTGGCTAGACACTTGAGTTATTCCAAGGCTGGAGAAGAACTTAACTTAAGTCAACCGGCAGTATCACGGCAAATTTCATCACTAGAAAAAGGATTAGGACTGGATTTATTTACACAGCGTGGCCGCAAGGTGGTGCTAACCGACGCCGGCCGGTCTCTCTATGATTATGCGGATCGCATCATGGGTCTGGCTCAGCAGGCTGGCCGGACACTGGCCCAGTACCACGACTTGGAAAGGGGGGAAGTTCGATTAGGGGTTAGCCCGGTGTTAGGCTGCTATCTGCTCCCTTCAATCTTGAAAGAATTCTATACTCGTTTTCCTAATATTAAAGTCTCCTTACAACTGGATAGCGGACAAAAATTGATTAAGAGAATTGAAGATGGAAAACTGGATTTAGCCCTAGTGGTGGGACCGTTGGAAAGCGACAGAATACATTTAGAGAGATATACCCAGGATGCTCTGGTTTTGGTTTGTCCCCCTGGTGAGGATTCTCCTATGTTTAACGAAATTTTTATTAACTACCCATTGATTACAAGAGAAAAACCCTCTTCTACTAGAATTACTATAGAAGATCATCTGGCTAAGTACGACATTAGACCTAAATTAATTATGGAGATTCCAGATAATGAAGTAATTAAAAGACTGGTAATAACCGGAATCGGTGTTGCTTTTCTGCCTAAACGAGCTGTGGAAACAGAATTAGTCTCCGGTGCTCTGCAGGTCGTTAAAGGGGAAGGAACTGCTTTAACCCGATGGGTATATTTAGTAACTGCTAAGGATCAGCACCACTGTCCAACTCTTCTTGCCTTTATGAACTTCATGAGAAAATATTGA
- the selD gene encoding selenide, water dikinase SelD: MDVNLTSYSPGSGUACKIGPADLLELLSGLPKVVDPKVLAGREDNAAVYKVSNDLAVVQTVDYITPVVDDPYQYGMIAAANAISDIYAMGATPAFALNIVGYPNQSLPLSILGQILKGGADKAAEAGIAIIGGHSITDHAPKYGLVVTGFVNPSRMISKKGAKPGNALILTKPLGIGVITTGIDRKLVNNELIGRVTKQMTTLNKQAAEIMQEVGVNACTDVTGFGLLGHLREILIASGTGACITASKVPIIPETEELIQAGAVSGGTHNNYRYLRDLVEWDTRLSKEVKLILCDPQTSGGLLIAVPQENKNKLLKALQSKEEVLTAVEIGEVVEGPGQVSVVV, from the coding sequence ATGGATGTTAATCTCACCTCGTATTCACCTGGCTCTGGATGAGCATGTAAAATAGGTCCGGCGGACCTATTGGAGCTTCTATCCGGATTGCCTAAAGTGGTTGACCCCAAGGTGTTAGCTGGCCGGGAGGATAATGCCGCTGTTTATAAAGTAAGTAATGACTTGGCTGTGGTTCAAACGGTGGATTATATCACCCCGGTAGTGGATGACCCGTATCAATATGGCATGATTGCTGCAGCCAATGCCATTAGCGATATTTATGCGATGGGAGCAACTCCGGCTTTTGCCCTAAATATTGTAGGCTATCCTAACCAATCCCTGCCTTTAAGCATTCTTGGCCAGATATTAAAGGGTGGTGCGGACAAGGCTGCAGAAGCTGGTATTGCCATTATCGGAGGTCACTCTATTACTGACCATGCACCTAAGTACGGCTTGGTGGTAACCGGCTTTGTTAATCCAAGCCGGATGATCAGCAAAAAGGGAGCTAAACCAGGAAATGCTTTAATATTAACTAAACCGTTGGGTATTGGAGTGATCACAACAGGCATAGATCGTAAGCTTGTAAATAATGAGCTAATAGGACGAGTTACTAAACAGATGACTACATTAAACAAACAGGCTGCTGAGATTATGCAGGAGGTGGGGGTAAATGCCTGTACGGATGTAACTGGCTTCGGACTGTTGGGACATTTACGTGAGATACTCATAGCCAGTGGAACCGGGGCATGTATAACTGCTTCCAAGGTACCCATTATACCGGAAACTGAAGAATTAATACAAGCAGGGGCAGTGTCCGGGGGAACACATAACAATTATCGCTATTTACGTGATTTGGTTGAATGGGATACCAGACTCTCCAAGGAAGTAAAACTAATTTTGTGCGACCCGCAAACTTCGGGAGGTCTGTTGATTGCAGTTCCCCAAGAAAATAAAAATAAATTACTCAAAGCTCTACAAAGTAAAGAAGAAGTCTTAACTGCAGTAGAAATCGGAGAAGTGGTTGAAGGGCCGGGTCAAGTTAGCGTGGTGGTTTGA